Within Micromonospora narathiwatensis, the genomic segment GCTTCGCGCTGCCCTTCGCCGGCCGGCTCGCCCGTCGCTACCGGGGTCGCGGGGAGCCGCTGGAGGACCTGGAGCAGGTGGCCCGCCTCGGCCTGGTCAACGCCGTCGACCGGTACGACCCGGAACGGGGTTCGTTCACCGCGTACGCGGCGATCACCATCGTCGGGGAGATCAAACGGCACTTCCGGGACCGCACCTGGGGCGTGCACGTGCCACGCCGGCTGCGCGACCTGATCCTGGAGGTGGGGCAGGCGACCGCGGCGCTGACCAGCGAGTTGTCCCGCGCGCCGTCGGTCGCCGAGCTGGCCCAACGGCTGGAGACGCCGGAGGAGGAGATCCTCGCCGCGCTGGAGTCGGCCGCCGGTTACAGCCCGGCCTCGCTCAACGCGCCGGTCGGTGGGGAGAGCTCCGCCGAGTTCGGTGACCTGGTCGGCGAGTCGGACAACGCGCTGGAGTCGGTCGACGACCGGGTCACCGTCAGCGGCCTGCTGCACCGGCTGCCCTGGCGGGAGCGGCGGATCCTGGCCATGCGCTTCTACGGCAACCAGACCCAGGCGGAGATCGCGGCCCGGTTCGGCATCTCCCAGATGCACGTCTCCCGGCTGCTGTCGCGGGCGTTGACCTGGCTGCGGCAGGCGATGCTCGCCGACGCCCCGCCGCCCTGGCAGAACGGCGCGGCCGAGGCCGAGCCGGTGAAGACGAGGATCTCGGTCCGGCAGAACGGCGACCGGGTGGTCGTCGAGGTCGGCGGAGAGGTCGACCGGGACGGCGCGGACCAGCTCCGCCGGGCGATGCTGGAGGCGGTGACCGGGCAACCCCGCGAGGTGGTCGTCGACCTGGTCGGGGCGGGCGGCTTCGACGCCGGTGGGATCGCCGCGCTGATGGCCGGCCGGGACGCCGCCGCCCGTACCGGGGTGCCGCTGCGGCTGACCCGGGTGCAGCCGGCGGTCCGCCGATCGCTCGCCGCCGCCGGCCTGCCGCCGGCCGACTGACCGAACCGTACGGGAGGTGGTGGACGGGCCGGCGCCTCACGGCGCCGGCCCGTCCGCCGGTGTCCCGATCAGCTCTCCGTGGTGTCGCCGGGGCCGCGCGGGTGCCGCCACCGGTCGTCGTGTTCCGGTTCCCGCTGCGCGCCCAGGATGGTCTCCTCGGGCTCGTCGGTCTCCTCGAAGCTGGGCCGGATGATCTCCTCCGGCTCCGGCACGTCGACCGGCCGGGCGCCGGAGAGCGGTGCGGGCTGGTACTCGACGGCCTCGCGGGCGCCGTGCGCGCCCTCGGCGGCCGGTGACTCCGGGGCCCGTGGCACGTGGTGCAGCTCCTCGGCGAAGTGCTGCGGCGGCTTGGTGGTGCGCTGCGGCAGATCGCGGCCGAGGTCGGCGACGAGGGGGCCGTACTTGGCGTCGAACGCCGGCCGCTCGGAGCGGATCCGCGGCATCCGGTCGAAGTTGCGCAGCGGGGGCGGGCAGGTGGTCGCCCACTCCAGCGAGTTGCCGAAGCCCCAGGGGTCGTCCACGGTCACCCGCGCCCCGTACCGCCACGACTTCCAGACGTTGTACATGAAGAACAGCGTGGAGACGCCGAGGATGAACGAGCCGATCGTGGAGACCGCGTTCAACGTGGTGAATCCGTCGCTGGGCAGGTAGTCGGCGTAGCGGCGGGGCATGCCCTCGGCACCCAGCCAGTGCTGGACCAGGAAGGTCACGTGGAAGCCCACGAACATGGTCCAGAAGTGGATCTTTCCCAGCCGTTCGTCGAGCAGCCGCCCGGTCATCTTCGGGAACCAGAAGTAGACCCCGGCGAAGGCGGCGAACACGATCGTGCCGAAGAGCACGTAGTGGAAGTGCGCCACCACGAAGTACGTGTCGGTCAGGTGGAAGTCGGCCGGCGGGCTGGCCAGCATCACCCCGGTCAGCCCGCCGAGCAGGAAGGTGACCAGGAAGCCGACGGAGAAGAGCATCGGCGTCTCGAAGGTGATCTGTCCCTTCCACATCGTGCCGATCCAGTTGAAGAACTTGACCCCGGTGGGCACCGCGATCAGGTAGCTCAGGATGCTGAAGAACGGCAGCAGGACCTGGCCGGTGCCGAACATGTGGTGCGCCCACACGCTCATCGACAGCACCGTGATCGAGATCGTGGCGAGCACCAGACCGGTGTAGCCGAAGATCGGCTTGCGGGAGAAGACCGGGATGATCTCGGTGATGATGCCGAAGAACGGCAACGCCACGATGTAGACCTCGGGGTGCCCGAAGAACCAGAACAGGTGCTGCCACAGCATCGGCCCGCCGGTGGTCGGATCGAAGACGTGCGCGTGCAGGAGCCGGTCCGCGCCGAGGGCGAGCAGCGCGGCGGCCAGCAACGGGAAGACCAGGATCACCAGGACGCTGGTGAGCAGCAGGTTCCAGGTGAAGATCGGCATCCGGAACATGGTCATGCCGGGGGCGCGCAGGGTCAGGACCGTGGTGATCATGTTGACCGCGCCGAGGATCGTGCCGAGGCCCGAGATGACCAGGCCCATGATCCACATGTTCCCGCCCACTCCCGGGCTGTGCTGGTAGTTGCTCAGCGGGGTGTACGCGAACCAGCCGAAGTCGGCGGCCCCGCCCGGGGTGAAGAAACCTCCCACCGCCAGTGACCCGCCGAAGAGGTACAGCCAGTACGCGAACGCGTTCAGCCGCGGGAACGAGACGTCCGGCGCGCCGATCTGGAGCGGGACGATGTAGTTGCCGAAGGCGAACACCAGCGGGGTGGCGAAGAGCAGCAGCATGATCGTGCCGTGCATGGTGAACGCCTGGTTGTACTGCTCGGGGGAGAGGAACTGCATCCCCGGCTCGGCCAGCTCGCCCCGGAGCAGCAGCGCGAGCACCCCGCCGATCAGGAAGAACCCGAACGAGGTGACGAGGTAGAGCAGGCCGATCTGCTTGGCGTCGGTCGTACCGAGGAGCTTGATCAGTTGGCTGCCCTTGGTCGACTCCCGGACCGGGCCGGGATAGCCGCCGAAGTGGGCCGGCGCGAGGATCGCCGGACCCCGGTCTCGCGCCGGCTCCGTGACTACCCGATTGGGCATAGCTCTCACCCCGTCGTCCGACAGAAAGGGACGGGCACACCTACCCGGCCCTCTGCCCATGAAACCAGGCGAGAGCGGTGATTTCGGTCAGTTCGCCGGTAGTATTGCCAAGACGACTTCTCCGGCGTCGGTCAGCGGGGGAGCGGATCACGGACGGTGAGCAGCCCGAGCGTGATCATCCCGAGGCCGAGCCCGAAGTGCAGCCAGTTGTCGGCGAGGTTGACCGGGATGAAGTTCGCCGCGCTGCCGCGGTTGATCACCAGACCGTAGAGCCAGAGCACGACGTAGATCGCCCCGCCGCCGACCAGGAAGATCCGGGCCCCGGGGACCGTGCGGGACATCGCCAGGCCGGCGACGCCGAAGGCGAGGTGCACGAGGTTGTGCAGCACGGAGACCTGGAACGCGCCGAAGAGCTTCGCGCCCGACTCGTGCCCGGCCCAGTACAGCTCGTGGAAGTTGCTGGTGATCCCCGGGATGAAGCCGAGCACCCCGACGATCAGGAAGAGCACGCCGACGGAGGCGGATGCCCGACGGGCCGGGGCCCGGCCGTCGGCCGGATTGCGCCGCCCGCGCGAGTGCGCCATCGCGTTCGTCATGCCGGCCTCCTCAGCGGCTGACCCAGAGGACCGGGCGGCTTACCCGCCGGCACCGGCGGCAAACGGCGCCGCCGGCCGCGCCGGCATCGACGGCTCAGGCCGGCAGCAACGGTCGCGCGGTGAGCTGGCGGACCCGCTCGTACAGGCTCACGTACCGCTCGGCCATCGAGGCCGGGGTGAACCGGGCGGCGGCCTCCCGCCGGCACTCGTCCGGGTCGAGCAGGCCGGCGGCCAGCACCAGGTCGCCCAGCTCCTCCTCGTCGGTGGTGAGCAGGCCGGTCCGGCCGGGCTCGACCAGCTCCGGCAGGCAGCCGCGGGCGACGGCCACGACCGGGGTGCCGAGGGAGAGCGCCTCGACCACCGCCGTGCCGCCCGGCTCCTCCCAGCGCAGCGGGAAGAGGGCGGCGCGGGCACCGGCCAGCAGGTCGTCCCGCTCCCGGCCGGCGACCGTGCCGACCCAGCGGATCCGGTCGCCGTCGACGAACGGGGCGACATGGTCGTGGAAGAACCGCACGTCCGGGTTCTGCCGGGCCTCGTCGCCCGCCGCGGCCAGGTCCGCCGGCCGGTGGTACGGCCCGACCGGGCCGGCGAGCACCAGCGAAAACCCGACCTGCCGGGCCAGCCGGGCCCCCAGGTCCTGCCCCTTGCCCGGGTTGATCCGGCCCAGGATGACCGTGTGGTCGCCCTTCTCCACCGTGGGCCGGCGGTCGGCGTCGACCGCGAGCGGCGTGGAGAGGTGCACGTGCCCGACCGAGTGCTCCCGCAGCGCGCGGGGCGCCCGGGCGAGCTGCGCGGCGGAGACGCCGTTGACGCGTACCCGGTCACCGCCGTCGAGGTTGCCGTACAGCTCCGGGTGCTTGGCCAGGTCCCAGTGCAGGGTGTGCAGCACCGGCGGGGCGTCCGATCCCATCGCGGCCATGGTGGCCAGCCCGACCGCCTCCACGTGGTCGTGCACCAGGTCGATGTCGTCGCGGGTGTGCAGCGCCCGCACCACCCCGTTGAGGTGCGCCTGGGACACCCCGCAGACCTGGTTGTACGGCCGCTGGAGAGCGTGGAACTGCCCGTCCGGGAAGACCCAGATCTTCTCGTCGACCGGCAGCGCGCTGCTCTCCACTGAGGCGAGCACCACCCGTACGCCGAGTCGGCGCAGCTCCGGTACCAGGGTGGCGACCACGTTCTCGATCCCGCCGTAGCCCGGCGGTGGTACGGACAACCAGGGACCCGCGTTCATCAGCACGGTGAGACTCATGGCCGGCTCCTTCCCGCGGCGGTCACACCGCGACCCGGCGCCGGGGCAACCGGTGCCGCAACTGGGCCAGCGGCGGACGCTCCTCGATCGACACGTCGCTGACCACGATCTCCCGGTCGAGGTTGGGCAGCGCGTTCGAGCCGCCGCGCCGGAACTGGGTCAGCAGGGCGGCCGGCACGGCGTCCGGGCTCGCCGAGCCCCGCCGCTGCAACCGGGCCCAGGTGGTGAGCAGGATCTGGGCGGACATCCGGCCCAGGGCGGCGGTGTCCTGGTGGCGGTGCTTGCGCTCACCCAGGTCCACCTGGGCGAGGGCGTCCAGCCCGACCAGCTCCAGCAGGTCGATGAGCATGGCCGTCTCCACCCCGTACCCGGAGACGAACGGCACCTGCTCCAGTACGTCGCGGCGGCCGGCGTACTCCCCGGCGAGGGGCTGTACGAAGCCGGCCAGCTCCGGCCAGAAGAGGTTGAGCAGCGGGCGGGCCATCAGCTCGGTCACCCGTCCGCCGCCGTCGGGCTCCACGCTGGTCACCCCCACCAGCGGCCGGTGATAGAAGCCCTTGACGAAGTCGACCGACGGGTCGGTCAGCAGCGGGCCGAGCAGCCCGGTGACGAAGTGCGGCCGGAACTCGCGCAGGTCGGCGTCGACGAAGGCGACGACATCGCCTTCGGCCGCCGCCAGCCCGGCCCAGAGCGCGTCGCCCTTGCCGGTCAGCCGGGGCAGCCCCCGGGTCATCACGTCCTGGCTGACCACCTCGGCGCCGGCGGCCCGCGCCACCTGGGCCGTCCGGTCGGTCGAGCGGGAGTCCACCACGAGCAGCTCGTCCACCAGCGGCACCCGGTCCATCAGGTGCTCCCGGATGGTCGACACGATCGCCCCGACGGTGGCCTCCTCGTTGCACGCCGGCAGCACCACGCTGACCCGGCTGTCGCCCTTGGCCCGCAGCAGCCGCCGTACCGGCCAGTCCGCCGCGGACGTGGTGCGGTACGTCGCCCATGCCTCCACCACCGGTGAGACGATCGTTCCTGAATCCCGCACGGGCACACCCCCAGGTCGTGGTGGAAACGCGGGGCGAGGTTTTCCCCGTAACCAACCCGCGCTAACCGGATCATGCCTAACAGCCTGCTGCGGGCCCGCGCGCCCGCGGGTTCCCCGTCGATGAACGTTTGATTGCGCGCCCACCCGGGGAGAGCTGACGACAGCCTTCGGGTGACGGCGGCGAGGGGACGAGAGTATGCGGACGTGCCGGGTGGGACTGGTGGGAGCCGGCGGGGTGGCGCGACGCCACGCCCGGGTGCTGACCGGCTTCGAGGACGTGGAGCTGCTCGGGGTGACCGATGTCGCCCCGGACGCGGCCCGGGCGCTGGCCGAAGCGTACGGCGGTCGGCCCTTCGTCGACGTGGCGGATCTGCTCGCCGCCGGCCCGGACGTGGTGTACGTCTGCGTGCCGCCGTTCGCGCACGGGCCGGTGGAGGAGCTGGTGATCGAGGCCGGCGTGCCGATGTTCGTCGAGAAGCCGGTGGCGGCGGACCTGGAGACCGCCGAGCGGATCGCCGCGCTGGTCGAACGGCGGGGACTGCTGACCGGGGTCGGCCACCACTGGCGCTACCTGCACGCGGTGCGGCAGGCCCGGGAGCTGCTGGCCGACCGCCCGGTGCGGATGGTCAACGGGGCCTGGCTGGACAAGGTGCCGCCGGTGGCCTGGTGGGCCCGGTGCGACCGCTCCGGCGGCCCGGTCGTCGAGCAGGCCGCGCACGTGCTGGACCTGGTCCGGCTGCTGGCCGGCGAGGTGACCGAGGTGACCGCGTACGGCGACGGCAGCCCGCCGCCGGTGGCGGACGCCGACATCGACTCGGTCACCGCGGCCACCCTGCGCTTCGCCTCCGGCGCGGTCGGCACCCTCGCCGCGGCCTGCGTGCTCACCTGGAAGCACCGGGCCGGCGTGGAGGTCCTCGCCGACGGGCTGTCGCTGTCGCTGGCCGAGGACGGTCTGCTGATCCGCGACGCCGACGGCGAGCGGCGGGTGCCCACCGACCCGGACGGTGCCCGGGTGGCCGTCGACCGGGCCTTCGTCGACGCGGTCCGGGGCGTCGGCGACGACGTCCGGGTCCCGTACGCCGAGGCGCTGCGCACCCAGCGGCTCGCCCTCGCGGTGGCCGAGTCGGCGCGGACCGGACGGGCTGTGGCGCTGCCCACCGGGGCGGCCGCGCGGCTCACCACGCCGGTCGCCGACGCGGCGCCGGCCGAGGCGACCCTGCCGGGAGTGACCATCGATGCGTGACCGGGTGGTGGTGGTCACCGCGCCGGGCGTGGTCGAGCTGGTCGAGCAGGAGGCGGCCGAGTTGCGCGAGGGCACCTTCCGGGTGGCGACCGTGTACAGCGGCGTCTCCGCCGGCACGGAGCTGAGTTACGTCAAGGGCACCAATCCCTACCTCAACGTCACCTGGAACGCCGAACTCGGGCTGTTCCAGCCCGGCGCGGCGAGCACCCCGTACCCGGTGACCCGGCTCGGCTACATGCAGGTCGGCCGGGTGGTGGAGAGCCGTACCCCGGCCGTCGTGGTGGGCACGCTGGGCGCGATGACGTACGGCCACCGCAGCGGGCACGTGGCGGACCCGCTCGCCGAGCGCTTCGTGCCGCTCCCCGACGGACTCGATCCGCTGCTCGGTGTCCACGTCGCGCACATGGGCCCGATCTGCGCCAACGGGCTGCTGCACGCCGCCGCCGACCTCTGCGGCGCCGACGTACGCTCGCTCGGCGACGGCGTGCGCGGCCGGCGGGTGGCGGTGGTCGGCAGCGGGGTGGTCGCCCTGCTCACCGCGCTGTTCGCCCGGCGGCACGGCGCGGCCTCGGTGGTGGTGCTCGATCCCACCCCGGCGCGGCGGGGGGTGGCCGAGGCGCTCGGCCTGGAGACCCTGGACCCGGCGGCGGACGACCCGGCCGTGGTGCTGAAGACCCGGTGGCACCACGCCGCCGGCGACCGGGGCGCCGACGTGGTCTTCCAGTGCCGGGGCCAGCCCTGGGCGCTGCGGCTCGCGCTGCGCCTGCTGCGTCCCCAGGGCACCGTGATCGACCTGGCGTTCTACCAGTCCGGAGCGGACGAGGTCAGGTTCGGCGAGGAGTTCCACCACAACGGGCTGTCGCTGCGCTGCGCCCAGATCGGGCGGGTGCCGCGCGGGCTCGCCCCCAACTGGGACCGGGAGCGGCTCTC encodes:
- a CDS encoding SigB/SigF/SigG family RNA polymerase sigma factor — encoded protein: MFGQTTTPTPPPTERGLEDLDAAALAYAARIEGLPPERRQEARDDLVRFALPFAGRLARRYRGRGEPLEDLEQVARLGLVNAVDRYDPERGSFTAYAAITIVGEIKRHFRDRTWGVHVPRRLRDLILEVGQATAALTSELSRAPSVAELAQRLETPEEEILAALESAAGYSPASLNAPVGGESSAEFGDLVGESDNALESVDDRVTVSGLLHRLPWRERRILAMRFYGNQTQAEIAARFGISQMHVSRLLSRALTWLRQAMLADAPPPWQNGAAEAEPVKTRISVRQNGDRVVVEVGGEVDRDGADQLRRAMLEAVTGQPREVVVDLVGAGGFDAGGIAALMAGRDAAARTGVPLRLTRVQPAVRRSLAAAGLPPAD
- the ctaD gene encoding aa3-type cytochrome oxidase subunit I — encoded protein: MPNRVVTEPARDRGPAILAPAHFGGYPGPVRESTKGSQLIKLLGTTDAKQIGLLYLVTSFGFFLIGGVLALLLRGELAEPGMQFLSPEQYNQAFTMHGTIMLLLFATPLVFAFGNYIVPLQIGAPDVSFPRLNAFAYWLYLFGGSLAVGGFFTPGGAADFGWFAYTPLSNYQHSPGVGGNMWIMGLVISGLGTILGAVNMITTVLTLRAPGMTMFRMPIFTWNLLLTSVLVILVFPLLAAALLALGADRLLHAHVFDPTTGGPMLWQHLFWFFGHPEVYIVALPFFGIITEIIPVFSRKPIFGYTGLVLATISITVLSMSVWAHHMFGTGQVLLPFFSILSYLIAVPTGVKFFNWIGTMWKGQITFETPMLFSVGFLVTFLLGGLTGVMLASPPADFHLTDTYFVVAHFHYVLFGTIVFAAFAGVYFWFPKMTGRLLDERLGKIHFWTMFVGFHVTFLVQHWLGAEGMPRRYADYLPSDGFTTLNAVSTIGSFILGVSTLFFMYNVWKSWRYGARVTVDDPWGFGNSLEWATTCPPPLRNFDRMPRIRSERPAFDAKYGPLVADLGRDLPQRTTKPPQHFAEELHHVPRAPESPAAEGAHGAREAVEYQPAPLSGARPVDVPEPEEIIRPSFEETDEPEETILGAQREPEHDDRWRHPRGPGDTTES
- a CDS encoding DUF4383 domain-containing protein; the encoded protein is MTNAMAHSRGRRNPADGRAPARRASASVGVLFLIVGVLGFIPGITSNFHELYWAGHESGAKLFGAFQVSVLHNLVHLAFGVAGLAMSRTVPGARIFLVGGGAIYVVLWLYGLVINRGSAANFIPVNLADNWLHFGLGLGMITLGLLTVRDPLPR
- a CDS encoding glycosyltransferase — translated: MSLTVLMNAGPWLSVPPPGYGGIENVVATLVPELRRLGVRVVLASVESSALPVDEKIWVFPDGQFHALQRPYNQVCGVSQAHLNGVVRALHTRDDIDLVHDHVEAVGLATMAAMGSDAPPVLHTLHWDLAKHPELYGNLDGGDRVRVNGVSAAQLARAPRALREHSVGHVHLSTPLAVDADRRPTVEKGDHTVILGRINPGKGQDLGARLARQVGFSLVLAGPVGPYHRPADLAAAGDEARQNPDVRFFHDHVAPFVDGDRIRWVGTVAGRERDDLLAGARAALFPLRWEEPGGTAVVEALSLGTPVVAVARGCLPELVEPGRTGLLTTDEEELGDLVLAAGLLDPDECRREAAARFTPASMAERYVSLYERVRQLTARPLLPA
- a CDS encoding glucosyl-3-phosphoglycerate synthase, which translates into the protein MEAWATYRTTSAADWPVRRLLRAKGDSRVSVVLPACNEEATVGAIVSTIREHLMDRVPLVDELLVVDSRSTDRTAQVARAAGAEVVSQDVMTRGLPRLTGKGDALWAGLAAAEGDVVAFVDADLREFRPHFVTGLLGPLLTDPSVDFVKGFYHRPLVGVTSVEPDGGGRVTELMARPLLNLFWPELAGFVQPLAGEYAGRRDVLEQVPFVSGYGVETAMLIDLLELVGLDALAQVDLGERKHRHQDTAALGRMSAQILLTTWARLQRRGSASPDAVPAALLTQFRRGGSNALPNLDREIVVSDVSIEERPPLAQLRHRLPRRRVAV
- a CDS encoding Gfo/Idh/MocA family protein; this encodes MRTCRVGLVGAGGVARRHARVLTGFEDVELLGVTDVAPDAARALAEAYGGRPFVDVADLLAAGPDVVYVCVPPFAHGPVEELVIEAGVPMFVEKPVAADLETAERIAALVERRGLLTGVGHHWRYLHAVRQARELLADRPVRMVNGAWLDKVPPVAWWARCDRSGGPVVEQAAHVLDLVRLLAGEVTEVTAYGDGSPPPVADADIDSVTAATLRFASGAVGTLAAACVLTWKHRAGVEVLADGLSLSLAEDGLLIRDADGERRVPTDPDGARVAVDRAFVDAVRGVGDDVRVPYAEALRTQRLALAVAESARTGRAVALPTGAAARLTTPVADAAPAEATLPGVTIDA
- a CDS encoding zinc-dependent alcohol dehydrogenase; the encoded protein is MRDRVVVVTAPGVVELVEQEAAELREGTFRVATVYSGVSAGTELSYVKGTNPYLNVTWNAELGLFQPGAASTPYPVTRLGYMQVGRVVESRTPAVVVGTLGAMTYGHRSGHVADPLAERFVPLPDGLDPLLGVHVAHMGPICANGLLHAAADLCGADVRSLGDGVRGRRVAVVGSGVVALLTALFARRHGAASVVVLDPTPARRGVAEALGLETLDPAADDPAVVLKTRWHHAAGDRGADVVFQCRGQPWALRLALRLLRPQGTVIDLAFYQSGADEVRFGEEFHHNGLSLRCAQIGRVPRGLAPNWDRERLSAETIELLRQYGDLMREHLVSAVLPLDEAPALLTDLAQRRRQELQVVLTG